From Bacillota bacterium, one genomic window encodes:
- the purQ gene encoding phosphoribosylformylglycinamidine synthase subunit PurQ, which yields MRFGIVVFPGSNCDRDCMQAIEAAGFEAGFIWHRSASVDGFDCVVLPGGFAHGDYLRAGAIARFSPVMDQVREFALRGGPVLGICNGFQVLLEAGLLPGAMLPNTSRKFVCRPCHIRVETTETPFTSSLRVGQVLMLPIAHGEGNYYADPATLAELEASGRVVFRYSDPQGRVTEAANPNGSAGNIAGICSPGGNVFGLMPHPERASEEILGGTDGRLLFESVAAWVKGGGGSGLRDQRLA from the coding sequence ATGAGATTCGGCATTGTCGTCTTCCCTGGCTCCAACTGCGATCGCGACTGTATGCAGGCGATCGAGGCTGCCGGGTTCGAAGCCGGGTTCATATGGCACCGCAGCGCGTCCGTGGATGGGTTCGACTGTGTTGTTCTTCCCGGAGGGTTTGCCCACGGAGACTACCTGCGCGCCGGGGCGATCGCCAGGTTCTCTCCTGTGATGGACCAGGTCCGGGAGTTCGCCCTCAGAGGTGGTCCGGTGTTGGGGATCTGCAATGGATTCCAGGTGCTCCTGGAGGCAGGCCTTCTGCCGGGTGCGATGCTTCCCAACACAAGCAGGAAGTTCGTGTGCCGCCCGTGCCACATCAGGGTGGAGACCACCGAGACTCCGTTCACGTCCAGCCTCCGGGTCGGCCAGGTCCTCATGCTGCCCATCGCCCACGGGGAAGGTAACTACTACGCGGACCCTGCGACCCTCGCTGAACTGGAGGCGTCCGGAAGAGTGGTGTTCAGGTACTCCGATCCTCAGGGGCGCGTAACCGAAGCGGCGAATCCCAACGGAAGTGCGGGGAACATCGCGGGGATATGCAGCCCCGGCGGAAACGTGTTCGGGCTGATGCCCCATCCTGAACGCGCTTCCGAGGAGATACTCGGTGGGACCGACGGCCGTCTTCTCTTCGAGTCCGTAGCAGCGTGGGTGAAAGGGGGCGGCGGCAGTGGACTCCGGGACCAGCGTCTGGCGTGA
- the purS gene encoding phosphoribosylformylglycinamidine synthase subunit PurS has protein sequence MNFRAFVRVSLKKSILDPQGDAVRRALLSMGYDGVADVRVGKHLELLLSAPDEEAARDLVDEVSRKLLANPVTEVYEFDLQEESGR, from the coding sequence GTGAACTTCCGAGCCTTCGTCCGTGTCAGTCTGAAGAAGTCGATCCTGGATCCGCAGGGAGACGCGGTCAGAAGGGCCCTGCTTTCAATGGGATATGACGGGGTGGCAGACGTGAGGGTAGGCAAACATCTCGAACTCCTCCTCTCAGCGCCGGATGAGGAAGCCGCGAGGGACCTAGTGGACGAGGTATCCAGAAAGCTTCTGGCCAATCCGGTCACTGAGGTCTATGAGTTCGATCTTCAGGAGGAATCGGGCCGATGA
- the purE gene encoding 5-(carboxyamino)imidazole ribonucleotide mutase translates to MECPIVGVVMGSKSDLDIMARAVETLSSLGIACEARVISAHRTPDAASEYARTARERGIRVIIAGAGLAAHLAGALASNTVVPVIGVPISSGTLGGLDALLSTVMMPPGVPVATVAVGGAENAAILAAEILALENPDLSERLLRRRAEMAEKVREADLEVSMQNK, encoded by the coding sequence ATGGAGTGCCCTATCGTCGGAGTGGTCATGGGGAGCAAGTCAGACCTGGATATCATGGCTCGCGCAGTTGAGACACTCTCATCTCTCGGGATTGCATGCGAGGCGAGAGTGATATCTGCGCATCGAACTCCGGATGCCGCGTCTGAGTACGCCCGGACAGCGCGGGAGAGAGGCATTCGCGTCATCATCGCAGGAGCCGGGCTCGCCGCGCACCTCGCGGGCGCTCTCGCGTCTAACACCGTGGTCCCGGTGATAGGCGTTCCGATTTCGTCCGGGACCCTCGGAGGGCTTGATGCGCTCCTGTCCACAGTCATGATGCCCCCTGGAGTCCCCGTCGCGACTGTGGCTGTGGGAGGTGCGGAGAACGCCGCGATTCTGGCCGCAGAGATCCTCGCTCTGGAGAACCCGGACCTCTCCGAGCGTCTGCTGAGGCGGAGGGCCGAGATGGCGGAGAAAGTCCGAGAAGCTGATCTCGAAGTTTCGATGCAGAACAAGTAG
- a CDS encoding phosphoribosylaminoimidazolesuccinocarboxamide synthase: MTQSLCKLYEGKAKVVFRLPDPELVLMQFKDDATAFDGKKKGTIAGKGRVNNLMSAELFRLLEANGVRTHFVRLEGETGMVVRSLDMVKLEVVVRNIAAGSLSRRLGIPEGTELPRAVVEFYYKDDSLGDPLVTESHIEALDLAPADVVAEMRDTALRVNEVLKAFLRDRGLILVDFKLEFGTAGGQLVLGDEISPDTCRLWDVETRDKLDKDRFRRDMGGVDEAYSEVLARITGGGRR; encoded by the coding sequence TTGACTCAGAGCTTGTGTAAGCTGTATGAAGGCAAGGCGAAGGTAGTCTTTCGTTTGCCCGATCCGGAGCTAGTGTTGATGCAGTTCAAAGACGACGCCACCGCGTTCGACGGCAAGAAGAAGGGGACGATCGCGGGCAAGGGCCGGGTGAACAACCTCATGTCCGCCGAGTTGTTCAGACTTCTAGAGGCGAACGGGGTGCGCACGCATTTCGTGCGGCTCGAGGGAGAGACCGGGATGGTGGTACGTAGCCTCGACATGGTCAAGCTTGAGGTGGTCGTGAGGAACATAGCGGCCGGAAGCCTGTCGAGGAGGCTTGGGATACCCGAAGGCACCGAGCTCCCTAGGGCGGTGGTGGAGTTCTACTACAAAGACGATTCGCTCGGCGACCCCCTGGTGACTGAATCTCATATCGAAGCTCTGGACCTCGCACCAGCTGACGTGGTCGCGGAGATGCGAGACACTGCCCTCCGGGTCAATGAGGTCCTGAAGGCCTTTCTCCGCGATCGTGGGCTGATCCTCGTAGACTTCAAGCTCGAGTTCGGCACTGCCGGGGGCCAGCTGGTGCTCGGCGACGAGATATCCCCCGATACCTGCAGGCTCTGGGACGTCGAGACCAGGGACAAGCTGGATAAGGACCGGTTCAGGCGGGACATGGGTGGTGTTGACGAAGCCTACTCTGAGGTCCTGGCCAGGATCACGGGAGGTGGGCGCAGGTGA
- the floA gene encoding flotillin-like protein FloA (flotillin-like protein involved in membrane lipid rafts): MYPFDLFVVFIPVLVIIFLLLLLNFIPVGLWISAWAAGVRVGMFTLVGMRLRRVIPARIIMPMIKAVKAGIPASVDKLEAHHLAGGNVDRVVDALIAAQRADIKLTFERAAAIDLAGRNVLEAVQMSVNPKVIETPVVAAVAKDGIELRAKARVTVRANIDRLVGGAGEATVIARVGEGIVTTVGSAESHKVVLENPDTISRTVLAKGLDNGTAFEILSIDIADVDVGRNIGARLQMDQAEADKNIAQAKAAERRFAALALEQEMRAKVQEMRARVVEAEAEVPRAMAEALRAGKLGVMDYYNLLNVQADTQMRESISRASARPAGPVEAEPEPPKK, from the coding sequence TTGTACCCGTTTGACCTGTTCGTGGTGTTCATACCGGTCCTGGTGATCATCTTCCTGCTCCTGCTTCTCAACTTCATCCCGGTGGGCCTCTGGATCTCGGCATGGGCCGCGGGTGTCAGGGTCGGCATGTTCACACTGGTGGGCATGAGGCTCCGCCGGGTTATTCCGGCCCGCATCATCATGCCGATGATCAAGGCAGTCAAGGCCGGCATACCCGCGAGCGTCGACAAACTCGAAGCTCACCACCTGGCAGGCGGGAATGTGGACCGGGTTGTCGATGCCCTGATCGCGGCTCAGAGAGCAGACATCAAGCTCACCTTCGAGCGTGCCGCGGCCATCGACCTCGCAGGCCGCAACGTTCTCGAAGCTGTGCAGATGAGTGTGAACCCCAAGGTCATCGAGACTCCTGTGGTTGCTGCGGTGGCCAAGGACGGTATTGAACTCCGGGCCAAGGCCAGGGTCACAGTGCGGGCCAACATCGACCGTCTGGTTGGGGGCGCAGGGGAGGCCACGGTCATAGCCAGGGTCGGCGAAGGCATAGTGACCACTGTCGGCTCCGCCGAGAGCCACAAGGTGGTCCTGGAGAACCCGGACACGATATCCAGGACTGTCCTGGCGAAAGGCCTTGACAACGGAACGGCGTTTGAGATTCTCTCCATCGACATCGCAGATGTGGATGTCGGCCGAAACATCGGCGCCAGGCTCCAGATGGATCAGGCCGAGGCAGATAAGAATATTGCCCAGGCCAAGGCGGCGGAGCGTAGGTTTGCCGCCCTCGCCCTCGAACAGGAGATGCGGGCGAAGGTGCAGGAAATGAGGGCACGCGTGGTCGAGGCGGAGGCGGAGGTTCCGAGAGCAATGGCCGAGGCCCTGCGAGCCGGGAAGCTGGGCGTGATGGACTACTACAATCTCCTGAACGTCCAGGCAGACACACAGATGAGGGAGTCCATCTCAAGGGCGAGCGCGAGGCCTGCCGGACCCGTGGAGGCCGAGCCCGAGCCCCCGAAGAAGTAG
- the purL gene encoding phosphoribosylformylglycinamidine synthase subunit PurL, with amino-acid sequence MGLSDEEYQRICEILGRDPGLVEIGMFSVMWSEHCSYKNSKRVLRTLPTSGPCVLEGPGENAGIVDIGDGLAIVFKIESHNHPSAVEPYQGAATGVGGIIRDIFTMGARPIAILDSLRFGDLSSARTRTLFEGVVSGISGYGNAVGIPTVGGEVWFHPSYANNPLVNAMCVGVMRHEDIKRGAARGTGNSVMVIGARTGRDGIHGATFASADLTDEAVERRSAVQVGDPFREKLLLEACLELVARGCVLGIQDMGAAGLTCSSCEMASRGDSGMVVDLDKVPRRESGMTPYEVMLSESQERMLLVPVPGKEDEVREILSKWELEASVVGHVTEDGFITIREGGTIVAQVPAKALADMAPVYDREAREPEYIERLRAFDLSSITDAPDLGDALLRLLCSPSIASKEWVYRQYDHQVGAATVAGPGSDAAVLRLSGTSKGIALATDANARFCYLDPRGGAALAVAEAARNVACAGARPLAITNCLNFGNPMKPEVFWQFRECVRGMKDACLALGTPVTGGNVSFYNEDGETAIYPTPVIGMVGVLEDVSRRVPSGFQRAGDTIVLLGTTRDEIGGSAYLALIGGVEAGPIPTLSLSAEARLIDLLVRAGASRLIESAHDLSEGGLGVALAECCILGDVGAHVSIETSLPPSRYLFSESASRVLVTVRPEQVRDLRSLAADMGVEATVIGTTGGCRLFVEFTGGEASGAASSLDLAVSDISRGYREAIPCAMQG; translated from the coding sequence ATGGGGCTTTCTGACGAGGAGTACCAGCGGATCTGTGAGATCCTGGGACGCGACCCGGGACTGGTGGAGATCGGCATGTTCTCCGTCATGTGGTCCGAGCATTGCTCCTACAAGAACTCAAAGAGAGTCCTCCGCACCCTGCCCACCTCCGGGCCGTGCGTCCTGGAGGGCCCCGGGGAGAATGCGGGCATTGTCGATATCGGGGACGGGCTTGCCATCGTCTTCAAGATAGAGAGTCACAACCATCCCTCCGCAGTCGAGCCCTATCAGGGGGCGGCAACCGGCGTGGGGGGGATCATCAGGGACATCTTCACGATGGGTGCCAGGCCTATAGCCATCCTTGATTCCCTGCGGTTTGGAGACCTCTCCTCGGCCAGGACCCGAACACTCTTCGAAGGCGTGGTGTCTGGCATCTCAGGTTACGGAAACGCGGTGGGCATCCCAACGGTCGGTGGGGAGGTCTGGTTCCACCCAAGCTACGCGAATAACCCACTTGTGAACGCGATGTGTGTTGGGGTGATGCGGCATGAGGACATCAAGAGGGGAGCAGCTCGGGGAACGGGAAACAGCGTCATGGTGATCGGTGCCAGGACAGGCCGCGACGGGATCCACGGCGCCACCTTTGCCTCGGCGGACTTGACGGACGAGGCTGTGGAGAGGCGGTCAGCGGTCCAGGTTGGAGACCCGTTCAGAGAGAAACTGCTGCTCGAGGCGTGCCTTGAGCTCGTGGCACGAGGGTGTGTCCTCGGCATACAGGACATGGGCGCGGCTGGTCTCACTTGTTCCTCCTGCGAGATGGCATCCCGCGGAGACTCCGGGATGGTCGTGGATCTGGACAAGGTCCCGAGGCGGGAATCGGGCATGACCCCTTATGAGGTGATGCTTTCCGAGTCTCAGGAGCGGATGCTCCTGGTTCCAGTGCCCGGGAAGGAAGATGAGGTACGGGAGATTCTCTCCAAGTGGGAACTGGAGGCGTCCGTGGTCGGGCACGTCACCGAGGACGGCTTCATCACAATACGGGAGGGTGGAACCATTGTCGCGCAGGTTCCGGCGAAAGCTCTTGCCGACATGGCTCCTGTGTATGACCGGGAGGCGAGAGAGCCGGAGTACATTGAGCGTCTCCGTGCGTTCGACCTTTCGTCTATCACGGATGCCCCCGATCTGGGTGACGCCCTCCTGCGCCTGCTGTGCTCACCCAGCATAGCCAGCAAGGAGTGGGTCTACCGCCAGTACGACCACCAAGTGGGGGCAGCCACTGTGGCCGGCCCCGGGTCCGACGCAGCCGTACTCAGGCTATCTGGGACATCGAAAGGGATTGCGCTGGCCACCGACGCGAACGCCAGGTTCTGCTATCTCGACCCGAGGGGTGGCGCTGCTCTCGCAGTGGCAGAGGCCGCACGGAATGTCGCGTGTGCCGGAGCGCGGCCCCTAGCCATTACCAACTGCCTGAACTTCGGAAATCCGATGAAACCCGAGGTCTTCTGGCAGTTCAGAGAGTGCGTTCGGGGCATGAAGGACGCCTGCCTGGCTCTTGGAACTCCCGTGACCGGGGGGAATGTGAGCTTCTACAACGAGGATGGGGAAACCGCGATATACCCGACGCCTGTCATCGGCATGGTTGGCGTGCTCGAGGATGTGTCCCGGCGAGTGCCTTCAGGGTTCCAGCGTGCAGGAGACACCATCGTCCTTCTTGGCACAACGCGGGACGAGATAGGGGGGTCGGCCTACCTGGCGCTGATCGGAGGGGTCGAAGCAGGCCCGATTCCGACCTTGAGCCTCTCGGCGGAGGCGCGTCTGATAGATCTGCTTGTCAGGGCAGGGGCCTCTCGTCTCATTGAGTCGGCTCATGACCTGTCAGAAGGCGGGCTCGGGGTTGCGCTGGCGGAATGCTGCATTCTCGGAGACGTCGGAGCCCATGTGAGCATCGAGACGTCCCTGCCACCAAGCCGGTACCTGTTCAGCGAAAGCGCGTCTCGCGTTCTCGTGACCGTCCGACCGGAGCAGGTTCGAGACCTCAGAAGCCTCGCTGCGGATATGGGGGTCGAAGCCACCGTGATCGGAACGACGGGCGGGTGCCGGCTGTTCGTCGAGTTCACGGGCGGGGAGGCATCCGGGGCGGCGTCATCACTGGATCTGGCCGTGTCGGACATTTCGAGGGGGTACAGGGAGGCGATACCGTGCGCGATGCAGGGGTGA